The Montipora foliosa isolate CH-2021 chromosome 6, ASM3666993v2, whole genome shotgun sequence genome includes the window TGTGAAGGATGGATTTGGGCGTGCTTTGGTAgaattctacccatgagttcaccaTAGAAACTGTGGTAGTTCCCCGgaaatctctttggaactcaGAGAAGATATGTAACATGACTTTGGGGGTGCTTTGGTCCTATTCTAACCATGAGTTCACCCAAATAATTTATCTCTTTTACGTTTAGGGAAATCTCCTTGGAACTCAGTGAATATGCGTAGTATGACATCCGAGGTGGTTTagaccaattctacccatgagttcaccccAGTAACTAGGGTACATCAATGGAATCCTCTTGCAAAGTCAGCGTAGATGTGTAGACTGGCTTTCGGCGTGTTTTGgtacaattctacccatgagttcaaGATAGAAACTCTGGTAGTTCCCCGgaaatctctttggaactcaGAGATGTGTAGAATGACTTTAATCGTGCTTTGGACCAATTCTACCCATAGGTTCACCCTAATAACCCTTTGTTTTGCACGAAAATCTCCTGGAAACTGAGTAGATATGCGTAGTATGACCGCAGGTGGCTTAGACCAATTCTACCAATGAGTTGTACCCTTGTAACTCGGGTATATCCAGGCAATCCTCTTTCAAAGTCAGTGTAGATGTGTAGGATGCCTTTGCGCGTGCTTTGGTACAATTCGTCCCATGAGTGCACCATAGAAAGTGTGGTAGTTCCCATGAAATCTCTTTAGAACTCAGAGAAGATGTGTAGTATGACTTTGGGGGTGCTTTGCACCAATTCTACCCATGGGTTGACCATAATAACTCTTTTACCTACTGGACAGTCTCTTTTGAACTCAGTGGATATGCGTATTGTGACATTTGAGGTGGTTTAtaccaattctacccatgagtttaCCCCTGTAACTCGGGTACATCCAAACAATCCTCTTGCAAAGTGAGCGTAGATGTGTAGGATGGCTTTGGGCGTGCTTTGGTAaaattctacccatgagttcaccaTAGAAACTGTGGTAGTTCCCCgaaatctctttggaactcaGAGAGGATATGTAACATGACTTTGGGGGTGGTTGGGTCCAATTCTAGCCATGAGTTGACTCAAATAATTATCTCTTTTGCGTTTAGGgaaatctctttggaactcaGTGAATATGCGTAGTATGACATTGGAGGTGGTTTagaccaattctacccatgagttcactTCTGTAACTAGGGTACATCAAGGCAATCCTCTTGCAAAGTCAGCGTAGATGTGTAGAATGGCTTTGGGCGTGCTTTGGTTCAATTGTACCCACGAGTTAACGATAGAATCTGTTGAAGTTCCCATgaaatctctttggaactcaGAGAAGATGTGTAGTATGATTTTGGGGGTGCTTTggaccaattctacccatggGTTCACCCTAATATCTCCTTTTTTTGCACAAAAATCTCTTGTTAACTCAGTGGATATGCGTAGTATGACTGGAGGTGGTTTAGACCAATTCTCCGTCACTTATGATTGACGGTGCACCTATAACTCAAGTGACTTGTACGAAATCTGTAGGTGTTCATATTGATGAGACATTATCCTGGAATGTTCATGTTGACATTTTATGTAAGAAAATCGCGTCTGGTATTGGAGCGTTGAAGAGAGGGAGGTCTTTTGTTCCACATGAGACTCTCCGATCAATCTTCATGTCTTTATTAcagcctcactttgattactgcgATCCTGTCTAGGGATGTTGCGGCAAAACCCTAGCCagtaaacttacaaaacttcaaaatcgcGCTGTGCGTATACTCACTTACTCGAAGTATGATGCCAACGCTGATAACCTTATCCAAAAACTTGGATGGACAAAACTTGATTCTCAACGAAAAATCCATAAGGCTGTGATGGATTGTAAGTCGCTTAATGGTCTTACTCCCGATTACCTTAGTTCCAAATTTGTTGACCGAAGCAGCGTCTCCAGTTACTCCTTAAGTGACACAGAGGGCAAACTAGCTATCCCACAGCCACACACAAACTATAtgaaaaatagcttcagctacGCTGGAGCAGTTCTTTAGAACAATTTACCAATCGAATTGCGGCAGGCTGACTCCCTTAGAGCGTTCCGGGCTGGCTGCGAGCGTTTCTTTTCATGAAGTTAATCTACAATTCTATACACGGCACTCATGTAAAGcaggtttttattttgtcacttAATATTATAGTTACATTTATTGAACATTTAGAGCAATTTTGAATAATGTAGTTATAGTTGTtgtataatttgtaataattctgataattaattaggtttttataGTTGAGACTGATGAGTTTACCGTCTCTAAATAAACTTATCCAATCCAATCCAATCCTATCCATGAGTTTACCCCTGTAACTCGGGTACATCCAGGCAATCCTCTTGCAAAGTCAGCGTAGATGTGTAGGATGGCTTTGGGCGTGCTTTGgtacaattctacccatgagtcCACCATAGAAACTGTGGTAGTTCCCATgaaatctctttggaactcaGAGAAGATGTGTAGTATGACTTTGGAGGTGCTTTggaccaattctacccatggGTTCACCCTAATAACTCTTTTACTTCCTGGGAAGTCTCTTTGGAACTCACTGGATATGCGTAGTGTGACATAGGAGGTGGTTTATACCAATTCTACTCATGAGTTCACCCCTGTAACTCGGATACATCCAAACAATCCTCTTGCAAAGTGAGCGTAGTTGAATAGGATGGGTTTGGGCGTGCGTTGGTACAATTTTACCCATAAGTTCACCACAGAAACTATGGTAGTTCCCCGGAAATCTCTTGAGAACTCAGAAAGGATATGTAACATGACTTTGGGGGTGGTTGGGTCCAATTCTAACCATGAGTTCACTAAACGAACTCGTTTACTTTTAGGGAAATCTCTTTGGAACTTAGTGAAAATGCGTAGTATGACATTGGAGGTGGTTTagaccaattctacccatgagttcaccccTGTAACTAGGGTACATGAAGACAATCCTCTTGCAAAGTCTGCGTAGATGTGTAGAATGGCTTTGGGCGTGGTTCgtacaattctacccatgagttcaccaTAGAAATCGTGGTAGTTCCCATGAAATCTCTTTGGACCGCAGAGAAGATGTGTAGTATGATTTTGAGGGTACTTTGGACCAATGCTACCCACGGGTCACCCTAATAACTCTTTTTTTGCACGACAATCTCCTTGGAACTCAGTGGATATGCACAGTATTACTGGAGGTGGCCTAGACCGATTCTTACCATGAGTTTACCCCTGTCGCACGGGTACGTCCGAACAATCGTCTTGCAAAGTCAGTGTAGATGTGTAGGATGCCTTTGGACCTGCTTTGGTCCAATTCTAACCATGAGTTCACCCAAATAACTCTTTTGCTTTTAGGGAAATCTCTCTGGAATTCAGTGAATATGCGTAGTATAACATCGGAGGTGGTTTagaccaattctacccatgagttcacctTTGTAACTCGGGTATATCCAGTCAATCCTCCTGCAAAGTCAGCGTGGATGTGTAGGATGGCTTTGGGCGTGCTTTGGTACAATTCCACGCACAATTTTACCATAGAAACTGTGGTAGTGCCCATGAAATCTGTTGAGAACTCAGAGAAGATGTGTAGTATGACTTTGGGGCTGCTTTGGACCATTTCTACCCATGGGTTCACCCTAATAGCTCTTTTACTTTTTGGATAGTCTCTTTGGAACTCGGTGGATATGCGTAGTGTGACATTTGAGGTGGTGTAtaccaattctacccatgagttcaccccTGTAACTCGGGTACATCAAGGCAATCCTCTTGCAAAGTCAGTGTAGATGTGTAGGATGGCTTTGGGCGTGCTTTGGTACAATTCTAGCCATGCGTTCACCATAGAAACTGTGGTAGTTCCCTGGAAGTCTTTTTGGAACTCAGAGAAGATATGTAACATGACTTTGATATGTAACATGCCTTTGTCAGCGTAGATGTGTAGGATAGCTTTGGGCGTGCTTTGGcacaattctacccatgagttcaccaTAGAAACTGTGGTAGTTCCCCGAAAGTCTTTTCGGAACTCAGACAGGATATGTAACATGACTTTGGGGGTGCTTTGGTCCAATTCTAACCATGAGTTCACCCAAATAATTATCTCTTTTCCTTTTAGGGAAATCTTTTTGGAATTCAGTGAATATGCGTAGTATGACATTGGAGGTGGTTTagaccaattctacccatgagtttaCCCCTGTAATTAAGGGTATATCAAGGGAATCCTCTTGCAAAGTCCGCGTAGATGTGTAGAATGGCTTTGGGCGTGCTTTGgtacaattctacccatgagttcacgATAGAAACTCTGGTAGTTCCCCGgaaatctctttggaactcaGAGAAGATGTGTAGTATGACTTTAATGGTGCTTTGGACCAATTCTACCCATTGGTTCACCCTAATAACTCTTCTTTGCTTTCTGGGAAGTCTGTTTGGAGTTCAGTGAATATGCGTAGTATGACATTGGAGGTTGTTTagaccaattctacccatgagtttaCCCCTGTAACTAGGGTACATCAAGGGAATCGTCTTGCAAAGTCAGCGTAGATGTGTAGAATTGCTTTGGGCGTGCTTTGgtacaattctacccatgaATTCATGATAGAAACTCTGGTAATTCCCCGGAAATCTCTTTGGAATTCAGAAAAGATGTGTTAGATCCAAACGCCTGCTCATTAGCGGGGTTGCATTCCTCTCTTAGTAATGCAGTTGTCAGTCTTTTAATCAGGAATTTAGTGCTTAATTTATTTGTTCTCTTAGGGGTATTTAGGCCTTAATTTAGTCATTTCTAGGGTTCTCGATCGGTCATTTTCGCTTGTGAGTAGTTCTTGTAGTTTCGCTTTCTGCAGTTTGTTACTTTCTTCGCTTCAAGCAGTCAATATTCAGTTACCAGCTCCTAACAAATGTAGGTGTATCTTTTCATCGAGTTTCTGTGTACGATTAGTTCATTTTACTAAGTAATTTTTGTATCTGTTTGTTTTCTAGTCTTAACCGCTTTTCGCTTTCACCGCATGGGTTGAGTTCGCGCCGTCATAGGCAGTTGAATGAAGAATAAAGCgcgtttgaatttttattgctggagttTCGTAGACGTAAGAAGATCACATCGTTAAGAATTTGTCCTGAGTTTGCCGAGATTTGATGGCGGCGAAAGAAGATGGTCCCGGTGGTGGTGATGTTGTCGTTGGCGCTGCTAGCGCGGCACTAGAGCAAGTTATTTCATTGGAAGACGTTCGGGGGCTGAAGAATTCCAGATCTGGATATCTCTCGGTagttaaaattaaaaggaaTTAAATTCAAGTGTTGCTGTCCCGCGAAGGGAACGCCTCTCGCGTTAAAGAGAAAATGTCAGAGTTTGTCGCTGCATTCGCTGCCTTCCAGGACGCTCATGTTGTATATATGTCGTACCTGTCTGACGAGTCGAGCATTTTGAGGTGCCATGAATCTTTCGAACGCGAGTCTGTTCGAAAGGATGACTTTATCCATGAAGTTGAAGGTTGGATTAAAAGAACTGAGGAAGTGGCGCGTTTAGACTCTCAGTTGCAACCAGAAGACTCTGCAAGTCAGATCGTGTCGAGAACCTCAGCCTCCAGACTTTCTGGTAGAAAATCTCATCGTTCTTCTCACAATGGTTGGCGTGGAAGTAATGTATCTTCGTTGTCCTTGGCCAGAGCTAAAGAAGCTGCACGTGTAGCAGAGTCAAAAGCGGAAGAGGCGGTTCTTCAGAAGCGACAGCTGCTAGAGAAACCTTCAACTGGAAGAAGAACGCTTAACTCTAAAAACGAAGTTGGCTAAATCCCAGGCCCGTGAACAAGCATTAACATCCATTGTAGAAGCTGTCGGTCATCCGTGTCTTTTGGAACGTAAGGAGACCGCTCCTAAACCACGCTTGGTTGTTCCTGACCCTATAAATTTAGAATCGAGGCCACGTAAAGAAAACCCGCATTTTCCGGAAGAAAAGCATCGCTCGAACCCTAACTAAGAAGCAGCAGAGTGGCACCATCCCCCCTTGCCTATTAACAACGAAAGAGCTGTTTCAGAGTCCTCCGAAGTGCTTTCTTCGCCAAGCGAAAGGGCTTTTCACGAGATGTTAGGACTCCATCAGCAACAGAACGCTCTACAACAGCAACAGAATAAAATTGTGGAGATGCTTGCAATACAACAGAAGAAAAGTTCTCTCCCTCAGCCTCGTGTCCCCATCTTCAACGGAGACCCTATGGAATATGAACCCTTCGTAAGAGCGTTTTAGAGTATAATGGAGTCCAAGACGTCAAGCAGTAGCGAAAGGCTCTATTACCTTGAGCAGTTTACAATTGGAGATGTGAGAGAGCTCGTGCGATCGTGCCATTATCTCCCACCTGAAAATGGTTATCAAGAAGCTCAACGACTGAGCAGGAAGAAGTTTGGTGATAATTACCACGTTGTAGCTGCATATGAAACCAAGGCATTGAATTGGCCCGATGTGAAAGTAGAGGATGACCAAGCCCTAAATCGATTTGCCCTTTTTCCTTATGAGGTGCAAGAATGCCATGGAGAGTAGTAGGAACCTAACCAAGCTTGAGCAACCCGAAACCATTAAGAAGTTATCTCTGAAGTTGCCGTTTAGTTTAAGAGTAAGATGGCGCCGCTTGGTAGATGAAATCATGGAGGATCAAGGAAGGGCTATCCGGTTTAATGACCTCGCTGAGTTTGTTGACCATGAAGCTCGCGTAGCCACCAACCCTCTCTTCGGGAAGATTGTCGAAGACTCTAGGCCTAGACCTGATACAAGTCGAGGTCTCTTGAATAAAGGATCCCAcgagaaaacgaaagaaagacgTAGTTTTGCTTCGCATGTCAACAATTGCCTGACCTCACCTGCTACTAGGGAATTGCGAAGTTCAGACTTACCTCCAGTAGAAGAAGTCTCTTGCCTTTATTGCAAGGATCATCACGCCCTAGAGAGCTGCAAATCTCTTAGGAGTCGCCCCTACGGGGAACGAATCGAGTAAATGAAGTCTAAGCGTCTTTGCTTCGGTTGTTTGTCCACTGAGCACATAGCAAGGAATTGTCCGAAGTGGAAAACGTGTGCAATTGTCAACTGCACAAGGAAACATCCAACAGTTCTCCACACGAATTCTGTTGCACGTTGCCCAGAAGCTAACAATGCCACAGCAAGTACTTCGTCTCGCGAGGAGGTTCTGCGTGTTCAAAAGTGCTATGATCAATACAGGCGGAAGAATTAGTCCCTTTGTTGGGACAGACACCTCGAGGACAGCTATGGCCATTGTTCCAGTGAAAGTATGGCCTAAAGGAAATGGGACACCTGTAATCACTTACGCCTTCTTGGATAGCGGCAGTCCTTCCACGTTTTGTACTGAAGCCCTAATGAGACAGTTAAGAGTAAATGGCCAAAGAACTTTGATTTCTTTAACAACGTTGGACAGAAAGAACAGCCTCATTGACAGTTTCGTTCTGCAAGATCTGGTTATTTCCGACCTGGATGAGAACGTGTTTGTCAAATTGCCTCCCTAGTGCACAAGACCCGAGATTCCCGTATCAAAGGAGGATATCCCAAACCAGGTTGATGTTGACAAATGGCCACATTTGAGTGGAGTGTATTTGCCGGATGCAGAAGCAGAAGTCGGTCTCCTAATAGCCAGTGACGTCCCGTAGATCCTCGATCCTCTAGAAGTGAGGCATTGTCAAGATGGCGGCCCTTACGCGTCCCGTACAATTGTAGGTTGGGTTCTGAATGGTCCCTTACGGTGTCGTAGCCACCGCTCACGCATATCCAGTTTTTTTTCTAAGGCTGACCACGATCTCAACCAGATGCTGAAGGACTACTACAATGGTGATTTCCCCGAATCCAGTGCAGATGATAGACCTGAGATGTCCCAAGAGGAGCTGCGTTTCTTAAAGGTGCTAAATAGTACGGCAGTTCTGAAAGAAGGTCATTACGAAATGGCTTTGCCAGTCAGAGATCGTGAAGTCGCGGTGCCAAACAATCGGGTACAGGCTGAACAGCGAGCGCTATGGCTGAACCGGAAGCTCCATGGTAACAAGGACCTGTATGCTGACTACAAGGACTTTATGGCTGAGATTCTAGAGAAGGGCTACGCCCTTAAAGTTCCCGTGCACACGCAAGCGTTAAACTGTGTAAAGTGGTATATCCCGCACCACGGCATCTACCATCCTCGCAAGCCTGGTAAAATACGA containing:
- the LOC138005015 gene encoding uncharacterized protein — its product is MLKDYYNGDFPESSADDRPEMSQEELRFLKVLNSTAVLKEGHYEMALPVRDREVAVPNNRVQAEQRALWLNRKLHGNKDLYADYKDFMAEILEKGYALKVPVHTQALNCVKWYIPHHGIYHPRKPGKIRVVLNCSAKFQGKSLNDLLLKGPDLTNTLFGVLMRFRQERIAIMADVEAMFYQVRVAEEDRTFLRFLWWPEGNLDEISKTIRWLCLCLEQLHLQHVAALPCERRQRTTATTFQGKL